In the Balaenoptera acutorostrata chromosome 7, mBalAcu1.1, whole genome shotgun sequence genome, one interval contains:
- the NXPH1 gene encoding neurexophilin-1 — protein sequence MQATCWYVLLLLQPTVYLVTCANLTNGGKSELLKSGSGKSTLKHIWTESSKDLSISRLLSQTFRGKENDTDLDLRYDTPEPYSEQDLWDWLRNSTDLQEPRPRAKRRPIVKTGKFKKMFGWGDFHSNIKTVKLNLLITGKIVDHGNGTFSVYFRHNSTGQGNVSVSLVPPTKIVEFDLAQQTVIDAKDSKSFNCRIEYEKVDKATKNTLCNYDPSKTCYQEQTQSHVSWLCSKPFKVICIYISFYSTDYKLVQKVCPDYNYHSDTPYFPSG from the coding sequence GTCACATGTGCCAATTTAACAAACGGTGGAAAGTCAGAACTTCTAAAATCAGGAAGCGGCAAATCCACACTAAAGCATATATGGACAGAAAGCAGCAAAGACTTGTCTATCAGCCGACTCCTGTCACAGACTTTTCGTGGCAAAGAAAATGATACAGATTTAGACCTGCGATATGACACCCCAGAACCTTATTCTGAGCAAGACCTCTGGGACTGGCTGAGGAACTCCACAGACCTTCAAGAGCCTCGGCCCAGGGCCAAGCGAAGGCCCATTGTTAAGACGGGCAAgtttaagaaaatgtttggaTGGGGTGATTTTCATTCCAACATCAAAACAGTGAAGCTAAACCTATTGATAACTGGGAAAATTGTAGATCATGGCAATGGGACGTTTAGTGTTTATTTCAGGCATAATTCCACTGGTCAAGGGAATGTATCTGTCAGCTTGGTGCCCCCTACGAAAATAGTGGAATTCGACTTGGCACAGCAAACCGTGATTGATGCCAAAGATTCCAAGTCCTTTAACTGTCGCATTGAATATGAAAAGGTTGACAAGGCTACCAAGAACACACTCTGCAACTATGACCCTTCAAAAACCTGTTACCAGGAGCAGACCCAAAGTCATGTGTCCTGGCTCTGCTCCAAGCCCTTTAAGGTGATCTgtatttacatttccttttataGTACAGATTATAAACTCGTACAGAAAGTGTGCCCCGACTACAACTACCACAGCGACACACCTTACTTCCCCTCTGGATGA